One Conger conger chromosome 7, fConCon1.1, whole genome shotgun sequence genomic window, ctcccagaatgcaccagcaCCACCAGGAAGAAGCAGAGCGTGTAGAGCCAGAGCAGGGGGCCGCGCCCGCCTTTCCCCCGCGGGCCGAAGAGCCGCAGCACCGCCCGGTGGTGCTCGCCCGAGAGGAGCCGCGCcccggggtcaggggtcaccgtGTCGCGCACGAACAGCCAGGCGTACAGCGCCGCGGCCAGGTTACAGGCCAACGCCAGCCAGAACGGGTTTAtgtacctgagagagagggagagaggtaatacacctgtatcacacagaACGGGTTTAtgtacctgtgagagagaggtaatATACCTGTATCACACAGAACGGGTTTATGTACCTATGAGAGAGAGGTAATATACCTGTATCACACAGAACGGGTTTatgtacctgagagagagagaggtaataTACCTGTATCACACAGAACGGGTTTATGTacctaagagagagagagagagaagtggaagagggagagacagagggaaaaagagagagagggaccagagaaagagagaggggcagagtgatggacagagagagagaaggtgtcCTTGCGGTTTGGGTTCCGGGCGGGGTTTTGGTTGTCGCGGGAGGCGCGGCCTCACCCTTGCGCCCGGCGCCAGTTGCCCCCGACGACGCTGGCGAGCATCCCGGCCACGCCCAGCGTGGCCTCCAGCACGGCCACGCGGAAGGTTCTGGAGCGGCGGGCGCTGGTGTCGCCGGCGTGGGCGAAGCAGCCGGCCAGCACGGCGTTGAAGTCGCCGGAGAGGCCGCTCAGCAGCCGGCCCAGCAGCAGCCAGGCCACGCCCAGCCGCAGGTACATCACCGCCAGGTACACGCCCGCCTGCAGCGCCAGGCCCAGGCTCGGCACCACCAGCAGCCGGCGCCGGCCCACCCGGTCGCTCCACGAGCCCAGCAGTGTCACCACCACCagccccaccccaaaccccgcCAGGCTGATGTACAGGGACCAGCGCGCCGTCTGCGTCGCCACctcctgagggagggaggagacatTATCAATATTACCATTAATAATAACCTCCACGAAGACCGCCGAGACACACAGATCAACCCGCCGTCTCCACAAAGACCGCCGAGACACACAGATCACCCGCCGTCTCCACAAAGACCGCCGAGACACACAGATCAACCCGCTGACTCCACAAAGACCACCGAGACACACAGATCACCCGCTGTCTCCACAAAGACCACCGAGACACACAGATCACCCACTGtctcccaaactcggtcctggtgCCTCCTGTGTATGCTGGGTGTTTTTATTGCCCTATATTGCAAACAGTAACATAAAAAGAGGTCACATTTTTTCATCAAATGTTAGACTGAGGTTAATCAATGGGTTCCTAATTAGGTTGCTGAACACATGCGTTTAATTTCTTTCAGACATGTATCAACACAATGGAGGTTTGGctcctttgtttttgaattttttatcATCTTCCACGTGGTTAGTTTTAGCGGCCAGGTGTCCGCAATGTCACCAATTAGCAGCctgttgattcacctcagtctttcgTTTCATCAGTTAAAAGATGAAGTTGCAATATAGttcccccaggaccgagtttttGAACCAATGGACTTGCTAGTATGCTTGTGAGACTTCGTAAATCAGCAGTGCGTGTCATGCTGAAATGAAACCTGCTTCGCCAATGCGCCTGACTGCCCAGAGACACTGTTAACGACAGAGACGCACACGCCCAACCCAGGTTCATCTGAAATGTGCTTGTTgggacagttttttttattttttattgaacaagTCGAATGATAATACTACCTTCTCCAGCGGATCGGGCTGGCCGGAGGAATTTTGACACCCCCCTGCTTTCGTGCCGTTGTAGCCGAGATCTTCGCTGATGCGGTCCCAGAGGTACTGCGTATACAGGGGCATCTGGAGAGCCAGCGAGAACATGCAAAGGAAGAGGACCGGCTCCACCGAGACCGGTAGCGGACACGGGAAGGGCGGACGCCCGCAGCGGACAGGGGAACCGGACGGCATATCTGCATCAAGGGAGCTGGCGTCTGCATCCGGAGTCTCGTCCCTGACGGACGGTGCGAACTCCTCGGGGAGAATCGCGCTAGTGTCCGAGTCGTTCATTATTTCTTTGCGTCTTGCGGTCGCTTTCCTGCCGAGCTAAAGTCCAGAGCGGAGGTCCGCGTAAACGTTTTATAAGTTACACGTTTATAAACACGGACCCTGGACCGCTGCCTGCACGAATGTCGCGAAAGTACAAACCCGGCGTATCTGTAACCATAAGCATTTATTTTACTGCGTGATTCATTGCTGGCTAAGAATTTAGAAAAATAGTTCACCACTTTCTGTGTGGTGACATGTGTTCCAGCCAGTTCTGTGTTTACAACTCAGTTTCAGGTCCGTCTGGTCACATGACGAATGTATAACAGTGCGCATGCGTGCGAAACATTATTTACGCCTCTAGTGGCTCGACCCGGTATAACCTTCCCTCCATTCAGACCGTTAATGAATTGGCCAACTTGACGGCGGAATTCAATTTAGGCTGCGTTCAAAAATCACAATAGATATTTCACTCTGGCCTTTTTAAAACTAGAGTGGAAAGCCCACCATCCGTTCCTATATATCTTTATTCCGACAAGCGGGGACAGTTAGAGATAGAGATGGGCTCACagtgtacacagtaaaatgttcagtgttaaatcaactaaGATATCGTCCCTATGGGACtgatatgtactctgttagagtttaaatgaacactggacgttttactgtatataaagCACCATAGTGGGGggactcaaacctgcaacctcacTGGGTGATTTTGCTGTGCCACACACCTCATATAACATCTTAGCGTTAGCTGCAGCCAACAGGAGGCTAAATAACCTTCCTATTTTTTCTGGCATGGTCAGAAGGGGGAATTAAAACTTCACGTACTGCAGTTTTCCCATTCTGTCTTGCACCCTAACCCAGTTCTCTGGCCAGATGGCTTTCTGTCTCACACCCTAACCCAGTTCTCTGGCTCTGACATGGCTTTCTGCCCATGTGAGGACTTTTAGGGTTTTATTGTGCAGTGAGTAAATGTGGCCCTGGGGTGTTGTTTTTCATACTCCTGAACTGTAATATGCAGTGAATTGTACGTAATTAGACACCTGTAATGTTAACCCTCCATGTTATGTCAGAAGTAACGATGCAGGCCGTGGAGAATAAGCATCCCTATGTTCACACGCCAGGGATTTCACCCAGTGATACTTTTTCTGTTATGTGCCGTACAGCaaagtattttttaataaaaaaaaaacggatcATGAAAGGTGTGTATTCAAGGGAATCAAAGGAAATCGAGTCCAAATTGTGCAGACACCTCGTCACTGAAATCAAACTGTttgaggaaataaaaataaaaagcctaATCTGCATTGTGGTAAAGAGAtttatgggaaaaaaaactattttttgttgttgttgtacaaATACAGGCGATAAATGAAGCGCCAGTATCAGCCAGCATGCAGAGGTGAACCCTGGGATTGATCTTTAGGAAACACTGTGTTATATACAAATCTTTTGGCCAAAGTAACttgcagttaattagactaagcctAAGCAGAAGCCAATCCGCTGCAGAGCAATGTAGGGTTCACTATCTTGCTCAAGGTTATCCCAAAGTTATCCCAAAACACTTCTGGTGATATGAAAAGGCTTGTCATCTAACACTGAGGCCAATAACCTCTCTCAAAGTTACTGTGCAACAACAATAATATGACAGAACTCATTATATTCTAAATGTAGTTTTATAGAATACAATAAACCATCATGGGGAAAAGCAATACAATTAAGCTGACATACCTTCGGTTTGtgcaacacatttttaaatacgtgaaatgttttcaatgtATTCGAGTCCAGAATTTCAGTCGATACCTGATAGAAATCTGTTCTATCTGGACCGCGACAGTTTAAAGACCTTCCTGGTATTTTAAATGGTATATTATAAAACTTTTATTATATAACCCGATTTTGGACACAGGATAATGCAAAGGTGCATTATTTGGCACCGTTTTTTCCATCGCTTCCCGGAGAACTCAGGTCACCGCCTTATCGAGTCGTACCCCCTTCTGAGCGTGGGCTGTAAACATTTGCTACCCGTAATAAACCGCAAGTCGTCAAATTTAGATACGTTGTCTCGAAAAGTGGGAGCGCGACTCGCCTGGGCGgagctgaagaaaaaaatgaaaaatttccACTGCACTTTTAGCTTTGTCGTCAGCTTATCGCCAGAACCGCAGAATTCataaaatggccaaaaaggaTTCCTTCACGCACCGCTGCGGTTCGTACTTCGACCTTTTGTCTCATTGGACCCGCGCGCGATTGCACCGACACGTTGGTTTCGGCGCTCAGGTTCAAAGTGGCCAGAGCAATTCGTGTGGAGGGTCGTATTCTGCGCAAAGGTGGGGTCCTTTCGACTGCTTTGGAGAAACACTTGCGCGCGCGCGCTTGCAGCGTTATTCCCTGCTACGTGGGAGCCTACAATCGCAGCGGTTTGTAGTTTGAGCCCCTGTCCCTAGCCCCGTTGTTAAGGCTGCTGCGAGCGAGGAAGAGTATAATCCGCGTCAAATAGACGCGTTTTCCGCAGATGTATTATACAGTTAGCCTACATTCGCAGTTCTTGAGTTGTTTGCgctttttcattttacagtaaAATGGTCAGTGTTAAATATATGGTTATACTCCGGTCCCTACTGGAGTCATATATCTTATTACTGCGCAGTAGCCTAGAGTGTCTCAATTTAATATCACCAATCAATTGTTTTACGATGTTTGTGAATTAGATTATGACTTCACCTTATCTCCTCTTCAAAGATCACATAAAAAGCCATACTGCAAAAAAActccacaaaaaatatattgtgcTCTTATGTAACTCCGTGGGCTACAACGTCATTAAGAGTGTTATCGGTAAAATAATAACATACTCAAAAGCTAAGAGCCTTTTTAGAAGGTCTGTGCCAACTGCACAACAATCTACGGCTTGCATCACTTTAATTGTAGTGCGatacagatatatatattttttgatataGCCCATTTtgtaacaaaaatacattttggtgtAGGCCTATAGTACTTTTTACTGGAGAATAATCCATTCTTCATATACAAGAAAACATAGGCAGCTGCTAACACACAGATTACCGAATGGGGCCCAAAGGTTGGGGGCCATCAGGCAAAGTGTTGTGGAATACATACTACTTTTTGGGTGAAGGAGCTGCCCTATGGGGTGCTGCCCTATGGGGTGCTGCCCTACACGTTTTAATGCCCACGGGGCCGCCAGACACATCCATCAATGTAGTTACTTCAAGTATttcttttgccaatcattacattaattacattaatggcctgacttattgtggctacaccagggattgaaccaccgaccttgcgggtcatgtaccttaaccactacactacagtcatgtaccttaaccactacactacagggtcatgtaccttaaccactacacaacagtcatgtaccttaaccactacactacatggtcttgtaccttaaccactacactacagtcatgtaccttaaccactacactacagtcatgtaccttaaccactacactacagggtcatgtaccttaaccactacactacagtcatgtaccttaaccactacgctatagtcatgtaccttaaccactacactacagtcaggtacctgaaccactacgctacagtcaggtacctgaaccactatggtacagtcaggtaccttaaccactatggtacactcaggtaccttaaccactatggtacagtcaggtaccttaaccactacgctacagtcagttacctgaaccactacgctacagtcatgtaccttaaccactacgctacagttaggtaccttaaccactacgctacagtcatgtaccttaaccactacactacaggccgcccttattaTCTTTCTATTGTCCTCACAatccacaacaaaaaaaactatgagTTTAAACTGAAAAGGTTTTCTGTCTTTTGAGCGGCGTCTGTCAGGTTGATCAGGACGGTATCAGAtcggctgggctgggctgggctcgGCTCGGCCCACAGAAGCGGACTCGATGCCGCTCCGTTAGAGAAACACAAACATCGGGGGGAGTATCGTCTGTTTCCTGAGGGCAGTTCGGGAATCGCACGGGGGAGACAAGCACGGGCCATGCAGCCAGGGAGATCTTAATCTGGGAGGGTCATCAATAACCTAAAATAAACAAGTCCGCGCCTTTGACGGGCAGAAGAGCCGCTGGACCGGGAAGAGAGGCCGTTATCGCCCTGACACCACATTTCTGTTACTGCTGTAGCCTCCagcttctgtgtctgtgttccccTTGTCAAACACCATTAGCCTCCCATTCACATGCACGTTATTTGGAATAGTCTTTAAAGACCCTAATTCTTTACTTAGTTATTTCGAGAACAATAATTAGTCATTTCATTAGTGGTCTTCGTGTAGAACCTTCTGGAGCCCCTTCCCCCTTCCTCCTGTGCTGGGCTCTTGCACCTGCCTCTCAGGTGTGTGACAAATGTTGAATATATCCAGCTTATTTTGGATTTCTTCAAAAATGCACCTGGGAGATTGGGGAGGGTGGTAGGGTGGGGTTTGGCCCACTAGCCCTGGATgctctgcctgtttttatttttgcgaTGCACGGTTTCATTCAGGAAAGAACTGAAGGTACAGAATCACCTGAGAGCagggaagagaggggaagagagagatagagagagagcaaattattgagtgtgtgtgtatgtgtctgtgtatgtgtgtgaatgtctatgtacagtatgcatttgcttgcatgtgcctgtatgtatgcatgagtTTGTggacatatgtgtgtgtatgattgtttatgtgtatatgtgtttatgtacGTGTATTGTAcacacttcattgtacgtcactctgtattagagcgtctgctaaatgtctgtaatgtagtgtatgtgtttgtctgtatttgtgtctgtgtgtatgtgtgtctgtatgtttacctgtatatgtgtgtgtgtgtgggtacacatgtgcttgtgtgtatgtttgtatgcacGTGTAtacgtgcgtgtttgtgcgtgaacACAAAATTTATGCAGAATGTTGTTtgccaataaaacaaataatttcaatTTGAGGGTTAATACATCTGTctacttttctctctctcactctctccttgtCTCTATTCCCCACCCCTTTTCTGGGTTAATATTTAATTCTCactctgatatatatatatactctgATGCTGTGATTTCATCTTGTTCACTCTGAAGGCATCTCAGCATCCATGCTCCTTCTGCTTGTCATTTCCGCCTAGTCTCTCTCCAGTCTCTCTAGATTCTCTCTCGGTTTCTGACTATTTCTCTTGGATTCTCAGTGCCTCTGGGCGAGCGTCATCATGGCTGGGTTTAGAACATGGCTTTTAGCCCACAGGAATTATTTCCTGATCGTCCTGATACCCCTACTGACCCTACCCCTGCCACTGGTCATCAACACACCggtgagtatgtgcatgtgcttaTGTGCGTACGCTTTGTTTGtgttaaaagtattttttttgtgactTCAAATCAGCTGCCAAAACAAGCCCTGGTATAAAGTCCAGCTgtggccagcttgaaataccagctaccagctgtttcaaagcctagcttgaTCTGGTCAAACCATAGCTTTAGCCGTTTTGTTCAGCCGGGAGGTGTTCAAACTATTTTGCCAATCACTGATTTAAATGAAGTGCTTGACtaaccctctgcctgtgtttatagtcattaAAATATGGggttcaaaatatgcagttgacgggccagcacgatgtaccaaaacattgtagagctgtacaataattcaagcccattggttgaaaattagttctaattgccacagccaatggcgtctcaacatcagcgcgttcaccAGAGAAGGGgcagggataaacagtgttgtggtgtgagcgtgtttgttgctgcaattcctctcttgactgttagtaCCTTTAAGTGCAGAAGCACATAAAAAACCAAGAGACCCACCAGAATCCCAGTTTGAGACCCATGATGAGTATGCTGTAATAATGAAATACTGTAATCCATAccatacgtgtgtgtgctgtaggtgcGTGCTCTCACATGTTGGCatgcgcgtctgtgtgtatgtgtgtctatgttgcTTAGTGAAACTGTGGATCATTACTTTTGCAGTACTTAATTTCCCTTGTGTGATACCATGTGTATTCCCCAGTGTAGGACCTTTTAGATAACCCTTTATCCTGCCAGCAGACAGCGGGGCTCCAAACCCGACAACCACGCCCGAAGATTCCGCACCGTcccgcacacactcaaacctgaACTCTGCGCGTGTGTCCTGGGGTCTTCCCCCCCATGGGCACTCCTTAGCGTGATTTAGATTAGACATCAGCCAcagcggctgtgtgtgtgtgagtgtgtgtgtgtgtgtgtgtgtgtgtggaggtgtacaggctgtgtgtgtgtgtgtgtgtgtgtgtttgtgtgagtgtatgtgtgtgtgtgtgtgtgtgtgtgtgtcgtagtTCTGGGGCAGTCAGTGGAAagtttttgcttttcttttctttacatGGGGAGGACATTCAGGCCGACTAAACAGCCCTGATTTGTCTACAAAGCTTTTCAGGGCTATAAAAATTCATGTAGTCCTGCAATAAAGAAGTTGAGCTAAAGACGATTGTTTACCTTCGTGACCAAAGGGCTCTTCTGAAGTCCAGCCTGGGGAGGGCcaattccagtcctggggggccggtGTGCGTCCGGTTTCTgtttccaccagttaccctggctaaatcAGCCAACTGGCTGTgcacaccaacactggttcactcttAGATTCGATTGCAGTGAAACCATTTCAAATCGGGACGCAAGAATAGTCTTCGGCTGCCATTCATGCATTCGCCGAGAGCGGTGGCTGAAATGCCGGTTGGTGTAAATGTTATGGCTAATTGAGTAATTGAGTAAGGCCAGCGGTTAGTTGGAAAATCAGAAACGGATGGGGCCCTTGTTGGCACCAACTTCCTtctcttaattaattaattagctgACCAATCACAAATTCGATCTGAtcttacttacttacttgtTGCTGCAGTTGTGAGCCAAGGCTGCAGACAGCACATTTAAAGAGccctgccgttgggcccttgagcggggcccttaacccaaaaCATGCTCCAGGGGCTTGACCTctgttctctccccccccccctctgtctccctttctctctctctgtctccctctctctctctaccccctctctctctttctctctcccccccccctctctctcgccccactCGTACCCAGGACCTCGTTGTTGTTGTGAGGCCACAGTGCTACCATGTAGCTCCATGGCATCTTGTGAGCTCAAAATTGATGTTTAAACTAAATTTAATTGACATCAACCCATCATGATTAACAAGCTTGCCACTGATAGGACTAATCAATTAGGGAGTAACACACAGCTTCTTCGTGTGAAATGATACATTCAATTTATCtgtaaaaaaatctgttttaatcactAAGGAGCCAAGCCAACACTTATCAGAAAAGATACACCACTCTGTTATCTACCGTGTTAGCTTTCAGAATAACCAGCAATCAGAAAACCTGCGCTTCAAGACTGTTTACAATGTACGCACTGCACATCTTTTTCACTCCAGTCTTTTCCGAGTGAGAGTGCGAAGTCTATGTGTCCCCAAATAATGTTGATAGAACGTGCGCAATTTcgcaatgcaaataaaaataaatggataaGGCATAGGGTGCTAAACTGCCGAATTGGAGACAGTTAACTATGTCTGATGAGTATTTCGGGAATGAATCGTTGTTTGGATACTCAAGGAAAATCAGGGAAGTCTCCACCACTCGTTGGTTAAAACGGATTTGTCTTTGATTGTATTCCTCGTTCAACACGATAGGAAGGAGCTGGGAGCTATTTTCAGACGGCTAGCACTCTtgttaatcaatgaaaatgGATGAAAACAGCTCGAGATCAATGATCGGTTGAAGGTTCTTTGGGCCCCTAAGATTCACTTCACCCCCGACACCTGACACCCTGCACGCTCCTGACTCCGGGCTCCCTCCTGACTCCGGCCTCCCTCCTGAGGCTGGAGGCCCTCGGCGGCGGGTTCACCTGGAAGCGAGCCGTCACCCTCCTCCTTCCCCGGCAGGAACCGCAGAGCCTGCCTGAGCAGCCATCACTCGCCGAAACCCAGTCGCCCATGACACTCCGTCAAGCTTTTTGTTTATCTTGGGAGAGGAAACCCCATTTGCTCTGACCCagtggacccccccccctcctccccactgtGGTCAGTAATATAGacccctccaacccccccccaaccccccctctgGAGCACAGTACTGCTGACACCTCTCACATTACAGGAAGCCATGACCTCACCCTCCGCCTGCACATCCAGGGGATTTCTGTCCTTTCTGCAGCGTTGCCGAAAAAAATGCCCATCCATCACACGTTTCACTTCCCTCACTTTGTTTCTTTAGCTGATATTCAATACAAATCTGGAGAAGTGACTGTTGCTCCGAGAAGACTTACCCTGTTACCCGGGACACCTTATACTCGAAACGCCCCGCGTAAGCTGGAAATTTAACGACGCAATTCATGGGGATGAGTATCTTACTCAAGGGTACTCGAGACGGCCGCGTCTCGCCTGGGAATCGAACCAACAACCTGGGAGTCACTGTCCCAGTTTCCCCCGACCCCAGCGTAAACGCTGACAGTGAATTTGCAGACGGAAGATCTGCGTTGGGTGTTTTACAgcgggagcaataattatttgatcccttgctggtTTTGTAGGTTTggccacttacaaagaatggaactgtgtagaattttaatcataggtacattttaacattgagagacagaatatcacaaaataatccacaataacaacatcatatacattttataaatttaatatcatattttcacatgaaataagtatttgatccatagaacaataggacttaatacttggtggagaaaccattgttggcaagcacagaggtcagacgttttgttgtagtttttcaccaggtttgcacagatcttgggagggattttggtccactcctctttgcagaatcTCTCCAAATCTTTAAGGTtctgaggctgtcgcttggcaactcaaagcttcagctccctctacagattttcgatgggatttaggtctggagactggctaggccactccaggaccttaatatgcttctttttgagccactcctgttgccttggccgtatgttttgggtcattgtcatgttgggagacccatccacgacccattttcagtgctctcactgagggaatgAGGTTGTCACCCAATATTTCCTGGTatatggccccattcatcctcccctcgatacggtgaagtcgtcctgtccccttagctgagaaacacccccaaagcataaggtttccacctccatgcttcacagtggggatggtgttcttggggttgtactcagcatttctcttcctccaaacacggcgagtcaagttgatgccaaatagctctattttggtctcatctgaccacatcaccttctcccaagcctcctctggatcatccaggtgttcttttgcaaacttcagacgggcctgtacatgtgctttcttcagcagaggaaccttgcgcgcgcagcaggatttttttaatccttcacggtgtagtgtgttactgatggttctcttcatgactgtggtcccaactgccttcaggtcattgacaagctcctcctgtgta contains:
- the slc46a1 gene encoding proton-coupled folate transporter is translated as MNDSDTSAILPEEFAPSVRDETPDADASSLDADMPSGSPVRCGRPPFPCPLPVSVEPVLFLCMFSLALQMPLYTQYLWDRISEDLGYNGTKAGGCQNSSGQPDPLEKEVATQTARWSLYISLAGFGVGLVVVTLLGSWSDRVGRRRLLVVPSLGLALQAGVYLAVMYLRLGVAWLLLGRLLSGLSGDFNAVLAGCFAHAGDTSARRSRTFRVAVLEATLGVAGMLASVVGGNWRRAQGYINPFWLALACNLAAALYAWLFVRDTVTPDPGARLLSGEHHRAVLRLFGPRGKGGRGPLLWLYTLCFFLVVLVHSGSRELYVLFELSPPLCWGPQMVGYGSAALHLAYLSSLLGLRVLQLGLDDSWVALLGLASNCAALLVISNAATTALMFTGYGLNFLSMASTPVLRSKLSKLVESSQQGALFASVACVESLCSLVASGVFMSLYPATLHVFKGFPFLFGALILLIPASIIGAIRCREMRGAHDGTS